Proteins encoded by one window of Macaca fascicularis isolate 582-1 chromosome 10, T2T-MFA8v1.1:
- the C10H22orf15 gene encoding uncharacterized protein C22orf15 homolog isoform X8: MFIKVMFGAGCSVLVNTSCRLVNLTAHLRQKAGLPPDVTIALLAEDGNLVSLEEDLKEGAAWTQTMGNSLLKERAIYVLVRTISKREKTWSPPAMSPYWRTWMTITQSWQRNCAGCQASPLRATTGGSAWAPGVAAMSKAPLQGPERALIKVMDCTL, from the exons ATGTTTATCAAGGTGATGTTTGGGG CCGGCTGCTCCGTGCTGGTGAACACCTCTTGCAGGCTGGTGAACCTCACCGCCCACCTGAGGCAGAAAGCAGGGTTGCCCCCAGATG TGACCATTGCTCTCCTGGCGGAGGACGGCAACCTAGTGAGCCTGGAGGAGGACCTGAAGGAAGGGGCTGCATGGACCCAAACCATGGGCAACTCCCTGCTGAAGGAGCGAGCCATATATGTCCTCGTTCGAACCATCAGTAAG AGGGAGAAGACATGGTCCCCACCCGCTATGAGTCCCTACTGGAGAACCTGGATGACCATTACCCAGAGCTGGCAG AGGAACTGCGCAGGCTGTCAGGCCTCTCCTCTGCGGGCCACAACTGGAGGAAGCGCATGGGCACCCGGCGTGGCCGCCATGAGCAAAGCCCCACTTCAAGGCCCAGAAAG ggCCCTGATTAAGGTGATGGATTGCACACTGTAG
- the CHCHD10 gene encoding coiled-coil-helix-coiled-coil-helix domain-containing protein 10, mitochondrial isoform X2 has protein sequence MPRGSRSMASRPASRPAAPSAHPPAHPPPSAAAPAPAPSGQPGLMAQMATTAAGVAVGSAVGHVMGSALTGAFSGGSSEPSQPAAQQVPTPTAPQHLEMGPCAYEIRQFLDCSTTQSDLSLCEGFSEALKQCKYNHGLSSLP, from the exons ATGCCTCGGGGAAGCCGCAGCATGGCCTCCCGGCCAGCCAG CCGCCCCGCCGCGCCCTCTGCCCACCCGCCCGCGCACCCACCGCCCTCAGCAGCCGCCCCAGCACCCGCCCCTTCGGGCCAGCCGGGGCTCATGGCTCAGATGGCGACCACGGCCGCAGGGGTAGCCGTGGGCTCCGCTGTGGGACACGTCATGGGCAGCGCCCTGACCGGAGCCTTCAGCGGGGGGAGCTCGGAGCCCTCCCAGCCTGCTGCCCAGCAG gtccccacccccactgcccccCAGCACCTGGAGATGGGGCCCTGCGCCTATGAGATCAGGCAGTTCCTGGACTGTTCGACCACTCAGAGTGACCTGTCCCTGTGTGAGGGCTTCAGCGAGGCCCTGAAGCAGTGCAAGTACAACCATG GTCTGAGCTCACTGCCCTGA
- the C10H22orf15 gene encoding uncharacterized protein C22orf15 homolog isoform X10 — translation MFIKVMFGAGCSVLVNTSCRLVNLTAHLRQKAGLPPDVTIALLAEDGNLVSLEEDLKEGAAWTQTMGNSLLKERAIYVLVRTISKREKTWSPPAMSPYWRTWMTITQSWQGPD, via the exons ATGTTTATCAAGGTGATGTTTGGGG CCGGCTGCTCCGTGCTGGTGAACACCTCTTGCAGGCTGGTGAACCTCACCGCCCACCTGAGGCAGAAAGCAGGGTTGCCCCCAGATG TGACCATTGCTCTCCTGGCGGAGGACGGCAACCTAGTGAGCCTGGAGGAGGACCTGAAGGAAGGGGCTGCATGGACCCAAACCATGGGCAACTCCCTGCTGAAGGAGCGAGCCATATATGTCCTCGTTCGAACCATCAGTAAG AGGGAGAAGACATGGTCCCCACCCGCTATGAGTCCCTACTGGAGAACCTGGATGACCATTACCCAGAGCTGGCAG ggCCCTGATTAA
- the C10H22orf15 gene encoding uncharacterized protein C22orf15 homolog isoform X12: MFIKVMFGAGCSVLVNTSCRLVNLTAHLRQKAGLPPDVTIALLAEDGNLVSLEEDLKEGAAWTQTMGNSLLKERAIYVLVRTISKVAQASLPCSYVRIGRRHGPHPL; this comes from the exons ATGTTTATCAAGGTGATGTTTGGGG CCGGCTGCTCCGTGCTGGTGAACACCTCTTGCAGGCTGGTGAACCTCACCGCCCACCTGAGGCAGAAAGCAGGGTTGCCCCCAGATG TGACCATTGCTCTCCTGGCGGAGGACGGCAACCTAGTGAGCCTGGAGGAGGACCTGAAGGAAGGGGCTGCATGGACCCAAACCATGGGCAACTCCCTGCTGAAGGAGCGAGCCATATATGTCCTCGTTCGAACCATCAGTAAGGTGGCCCAAGCTTCTCTCCCCTGCAGCTATGTTAGAAT AGGGAGAAGACATGGTCCCCACCCGCTATGA
- the C10H22orf15 gene encoding uncharacterized protein C22orf15 homolog isoform X11, whose product MFIKVMFGAGCSVLVNTSCRLVNLTAHLRQKAGLPPDVTIALLAEDGNLVSLEEDLKEGAAWTQTMGNSLLKERAIYVLVRTIKGEDMVPTRYESLLENLDDHYPELAGP is encoded by the exons ATGTTTATCAAGGTGATGTTTGGGG CCGGCTGCTCCGTGCTGGTGAACACCTCTTGCAGGCTGGTGAACCTCACCGCCCACCTGAGGCAGAAAGCAGGGTTGCCCCCAGATG TGACCATTGCTCTCCTGGCGGAGGACGGCAACCTAGTGAGCCTGGAGGAGGACCTGAAGGAAGGGGCTGCATGGACCCAAACCATGGGCAACTCCCTGCTGAAGGAGCGAGCCATATATGTCCTCGTTCGAACCATCA AGGGAGAAGACATGGTCCCCACCCGCTATGAGTCCCTACTGGAGAACCTGGATGACCATTACCCAGAGCTGGCAG ggCCCTGA
- the C10H22orf15 gene encoding uncharacterized protein C22orf15 homolog isoform X2, with protein sequence MFIKVMFGAGCSVLVNTSCRLVNLTAHLRQKAGLPPDVTIALLAEDGNLVSLEEDLKEGAAWTQTMGNSLLKERAIYVLVRTISKREKTWSPPAMSPYWRTWMTITQSWQVSVRVQPRGRAHLLPSPYQQDFLGLPEELRRLSGLSSAGHNWRKRMGTRRGRHEQSPTSRPRKASQMWHRGWHTVAAQCTTAGRTQRRRQHGANRQQPSTTPLAESGIAEKLHQQEGQGP encoded by the exons ATGTTTATCAAGGTGATGTTTGGGG CCGGCTGCTCCGTGCTGGTGAACACCTCTTGCAGGCTGGTGAACCTCACCGCCCACCTGAGGCAGAAAGCAGGGTTGCCCCCAGATG TGACCATTGCTCTCCTGGCGGAGGACGGCAACCTAGTGAGCCTGGAGGAGGACCTGAAGGAAGGGGCTGCATGGACCCAAACCATGGGCAACTCCCTGCTGAAGGAGCGAGCCATATATGTCCTCGTTCGAACCATCAGTAAG AGGGAGAAGACATGGTCCCCACCCGCTATGAGTCCCTACTGGAGAACCTGGATGACCATTACCCAGAGCTGGCAGGTGAGTGTCAGGGTACAGCCCAGGGGGAGGGCACACCTTCTCCCTAGCCCCTACCAGCAGGACTTCCTGGGCCTTCCAGAGGAACTGCGCAGGCTGTCAGGCCTCTCCTCTGCGGGCCACAACTGGAGGAAGCGCATGGGCACCCGGCGTGGCCGCCATGAGCAAAGCCCCACTTCAAGGCCCAGAAAG GCTTCACAGATGTGGCATAGGGGCTGGCACACAGTAGCAGCTCAGTGCACAACTGCTGGACGAACTCAACGAAGGCGGCAGCATG GTGCAAACAGACAGCAACCCAGCACGACTCCTCTTGCAGAATCTGGAATTGCTGAGAAGTTGCATCAGCAAGAGGGGCAAG ggCCCTGA
- the MMP11 gene encoding stromelysin-3 isoform X2 has translation MDTHHRHAERRGPQPWRAALLSSLAPAPATQEAPRPASGLRPPRCGVPDPPDGLSARNRQKRFVLSGGRWEKTDLTYRILRFPWQLVQEQVRQTMAEALKVWSDVTPLTFTEVHEGHADIMIDFARYWHGDDLPFDGPGGILAHAFFPKTHREGDVHFDYDETWTIGDDQGTDLLQVAAHEFGHVLGLQHTTAAKALMSAFYTFRYPLSLSPDDRRGIQHLYGQPRPTVTSRTPALGPQAGIDTNEIAPLEPDAPPDACEASFDAVSTIRGELFFFKAGFVWRLRGGQLQPGYPALASRHWQGLPSPVDAAFEDARGHIWFFQGAQYWVYDGEKPVLGPAPLTELGLVRFPVHAALVWGPEKNKIYFFRGRDYWRFHPSTRRVDSPVPRRATDWRGVPSEIDAAFQDADGYAYFLRGRLYWKFDPVKVKALEGFPRLVGPDFFGCAEPANTFL, from the exons atg GACACCCACCACCGCCATGCCGAGAGGAGGGGGCCACAGCCCTGGCGTGCAGCCCTGCTCAGTAGCCTGGCGCCTGCCCCTGCCACGCAGGAGGCCCCCCGGCCTGCCAGTGGCCTTAGGCCTCCCCGCTGTGGCGTGCCTGACCCACCTGATGGGCTGAGTGCCCGCAACCGACAGAAGAGGTTCGTGCTGTCTGGCGGGCGCTGGGAGAAGACGGATCTCACCTACAG gaTCCTTCGGTTCCCATGGCAGCTGGTGCAGGAGCAGGTGCGGCAGACGATGGCAGAGGCCTTAAAGGTATGGAGTGATGTGACGCCACTCACCTTCACTGAGGTGCACGAGGGCCATGCTGACATCATGATCGACTTCGCCAG GTACTGGCATGGGGACGACCTGCCGTTTGATGGGCCTGGGGGCATCCTGGCCCATGCCTTCTTCCCTAAGACTCACCGAGAAGGGGATGTCCACTTCGACTATGATGAGACCTGGACTATCGGGGATGACCAGG GCACAGACCTGCTGCAGGTGGCAGCCCATGAATTTGGCCACGTACTGGGGCTGCAGCACACAACAGCCGCCAAGGCCCTGATGTCTGCCTTCTACACCTTCCGCTACCCGCTGAGTCTCAGCCCAGATGACCGCAGGGGCATTCAACACCTATATGGCCAGCCCCGGCCCACTGTTACCTCCAGGACCCCAGCCCTGGGCCCCCAGGCTGGGATAGACACCAATGAGATTGCACCGCTGGAG CCGGATGCCCCACCAGATGCCTGCGAGGCCTCCTTTGACGCAGTCTCCACCATCCGAGGCGAGCTCTTTTTCTTCAAAGCGGGCTTTGTGTGGCGCCTGCGTGGGGGCCAGCTGCAACCCGGCTACCCAGCACTGGCCTCTCGCCACTGGCAGGGACTGCCCAGCCCTGTGGACGCTGCCTTTGAGGATGCCCGGGGCCACATTTGGTTCTTCCAAG GTGCTCAGTACTGGGTGTATGACGGTGAAAAGCCAGTCCTGGGCCCCGCACCCCTCACTGAGCTGGGCCTGGTGAGGTTCCCGGTCCATGCCGCCTTGGTCTGGGGTCCTGAGAAGAACAAGATCTACTTCTTCCGAGGCAGGGACTACTGGCGTTTCCACCCCAGCACCCGGCGTGTAGACAGTCCCGTGCCCCGCAGGGCCACTGACTGGCGAGGGGTGCCCTCTGAGATCGACGCTGCCTTCCAGGATGCTGATG GTTATGCCTACTTCCTGCGCGGCCGCCTCTACTGGAAGTTTGACCCTGTGAAGGTGAAGGCTCTGGAAGGCTTCCCCCGTCTCGTGGGTCCCGACTTCTTCGGCTGTGCCGAGCCTGCCAACACTTTCCTCTGA
- the MMP11 gene encoding stromelysin-3 isoform X1 has product MAPAAWLRSAAPRALLLPMLLLLLQPPPLLARALPPDTHHRHAERRGPQPWRAALLSSLAPAPATQEAPRPASGLRPPRCGVPDPPDGLSARNRQKRFVLSGGRWEKTDLTYRILRFPWQLVQEQVRQTMAEALKVWSDVTPLTFTEVHEGHADIMIDFARYWHGDDLPFDGPGGILAHAFFPKTHREGDVHFDYDETWTIGDDQGTDLLQVAAHEFGHVLGLQHTTAAKALMSAFYTFRYPLSLSPDDRRGIQHLYGQPRPTVTSRTPALGPQAGIDTNEIAPLEPDAPPDACEASFDAVSTIRGELFFFKAGFVWRLRGGQLQPGYPALASRHWQGLPSPVDAAFEDARGHIWFFQGAQYWVYDGEKPVLGPAPLTELGLVRFPVHAALVWGPEKNKIYFFRGRDYWRFHPSTRRVDSPVPRRATDWRGVPSEIDAAFQDADGYAYFLRGRLYWKFDPVKVKALEGFPRLVGPDFFGCAEPANTFL; this is encoded by the exons ATGGCTCCGGCCGCCTGGCTCCGCAGCGCGGCCCCGCGCGCCCTCCTGCTCccgatgctgctgctgctgctccagccGCCGCCGCTGCTGGCCCGGGCTCTGCCGCCG GACACCCACCACCGCCATGCCGAGAGGAGGGGGCCACAGCCCTGGCGTGCAGCCCTGCTCAGTAGCCTGGCGCCTGCCCCTGCCACGCAGGAGGCCCCCCGGCCTGCCAGTGGCCTTAGGCCTCCCCGCTGTGGCGTGCCTGACCCACCTGATGGGCTGAGTGCCCGCAACCGACAGAAGAGGTTCGTGCTGTCTGGCGGGCGCTGGGAGAAGACGGATCTCACCTACAG gaTCCTTCGGTTCCCATGGCAGCTGGTGCAGGAGCAGGTGCGGCAGACGATGGCAGAGGCCTTAAAGGTATGGAGTGATGTGACGCCACTCACCTTCACTGAGGTGCACGAGGGCCATGCTGACATCATGATCGACTTCGCCAG GTACTGGCATGGGGACGACCTGCCGTTTGATGGGCCTGGGGGCATCCTGGCCCATGCCTTCTTCCCTAAGACTCACCGAGAAGGGGATGTCCACTTCGACTATGATGAGACCTGGACTATCGGGGATGACCAGG GCACAGACCTGCTGCAGGTGGCAGCCCATGAATTTGGCCACGTACTGGGGCTGCAGCACACAACAGCCGCCAAGGCCCTGATGTCTGCCTTCTACACCTTCCGCTACCCGCTGAGTCTCAGCCCAGATGACCGCAGGGGCATTCAACACCTATATGGCCAGCCCCGGCCCACTGTTACCTCCAGGACCCCAGCCCTGGGCCCCCAGGCTGGGATAGACACCAATGAGATTGCACCGCTGGAG CCGGATGCCCCACCAGATGCCTGCGAGGCCTCCTTTGACGCAGTCTCCACCATCCGAGGCGAGCTCTTTTTCTTCAAAGCGGGCTTTGTGTGGCGCCTGCGTGGGGGCCAGCTGCAACCCGGCTACCCAGCACTGGCCTCTCGCCACTGGCAGGGACTGCCCAGCCCTGTGGACGCTGCCTTTGAGGATGCCCGGGGCCACATTTGGTTCTTCCAAG GTGCTCAGTACTGGGTGTATGACGGTGAAAAGCCAGTCCTGGGCCCCGCACCCCTCACTGAGCTGGGCCTGGTGAGGTTCCCGGTCCATGCCGCCTTGGTCTGGGGTCCTGAGAAGAACAAGATCTACTTCTTCCGAGGCAGGGACTACTGGCGTTTCCACCCCAGCACCCGGCGTGTAGACAGTCCCGTGCCCCGCAGGGCCACTGACTGGCGAGGGGTGCCCTCTGAGATCGACGCTGCCTTCCAGGATGCTGATG GTTATGCCTACTTCCTGCGCGGCCGCCTCTACTGGAAGTTTGACCCTGTGAAGGTGAAGGCTCTGGAAGGCTTCCCCCGTCTCGTGGGTCCCGACTTCTTCGGCTGTGCCGAGCCTGCCAACACTTTCCTCTGA
- the C10H22orf15 gene encoding uncharacterized protein C22orf15 homolog isoform X5, with translation MFIKVMFGAGCSVLVNTSCRLVNLTAHLRQKAGLPPDVTIALLAEDGNLVSLEEDLKEGAAWTQTMGNSLLKERAIYVLVRTISKREKTWSPPAMSPYWRTWMTITQSWQVSVRVQPRGRAHLLPSPYQQDFLGLPEELRRLSGLSSAGHNWRKRMGTRRGRHEQSPTSRPRKGPD, from the exons ATGTTTATCAAGGTGATGTTTGGGG CCGGCTGCTCCGTGCTGGTGAACACCTCTTGCAGGCTGGTGAACCTCACCGCCCACCTGAGGCAGAAAGCAGGGTTGCCCCCAGATG TGACCATTGCTCTCCTGGCGGAGGACGGCAACCTAGTGAGCCTGGAGGAGGACCTGAAGGAAGGGGCTGCATGGACCCAAACCATGGGCAACTCCCTGCTGAAGGAGCGAGCCATATATGTCCTCGTTCGAACCATCAGTAAG AGGGAGAAGACATGGTCCCCACCCGCTATGAGTCCCTACTGGAGAACCTGGATGACCATTACCCAGAGCTGGCAGGTGAGTGTCAGGGTACAGCCCAGGGGGAGGGCACACCTTCTCCCTAGCCCCTACCAGCAGGACTTCCTGGGCCTTCCAGAGGAACTGCGCAGGCTGTCAGGCCTCTCCTCTGCGGGCCACAACTGGAGGAAGCGCATGGGCACCCGGCGTGGCCGCCATGAGCAAAGCCCCACTTCAAGGCCCAGAAAG ggCCCTGATTAA
- the C10H22orf15 gene encoding uncharacterized protein C22orf15 homolog isoform X7, translating into MFIKVMFGAGCSVLVNTSCRLVNLTAHLRQKAGLPPDVTIALLAEDGNLVSLEEDLKEGAAWTQTMGNSLLKERAIYVLVRTISKREKTWSPPAMSPYWRTWMTITQSWQRNCAGCQASPLRATTGGSAWAPGVAAMSKAPLQGPERLHRCGIGAGTQ; encoded by the exons ATGTTTATCAAGGTGATGTTTGGGG CCGGCTGCTCCGTGCTGGTGAACACCTCTTGCAGGCTGGTGAACCTCACCGCCCACCTGAGGCAGAAAGCAGGGTTGCCCCCAGATG TGACCATTGCTCTCCTGGCGGAGGACGGCAACCTAGTGAGCCTGGAGGAGGACCTGAAGGAAGGGGCTGCATGGACCCAAACCATGGGCAACTCCCTGCTGAAGGAGCGAGCCATATATGTCCTCGTTCGAACCATCAGTAAG AGGGAGAAGACATGGTCCCCACCCGCTATGAGTCCCTACTGGAGAACCTGGATGACCATTACCCAGAGCTGGCAG AGGAACTGCGCAGGCTGTCAGGCCTCTCCTCTGCGGGCCACAACTGGAGGAAGCGCATGGGCACCCGGCGTGGCCGCCATGAGCAAAGCCCCACTTCAAGGCCCAGAAAG GCTTCACAGATGTGGCATAGGGGCTGGCACACAGTAG
- the C10H22orf15 gene encoding uncharacterized protein C22orf15 homolog isoform X4, with product MFIKVMFGAGCSVLVNTSCRLVNLTAHLRQKAGLPPDVTIALLAEDGNLVSLEEDLKEGAAWTQTMGNSLLKERAIYVLVRTISKREKTWSPPAMSPYWRTWMTITQSWQVSVRVQPRGRAHLLPSPYQQDFLGLPEELRRLSGLSSAGHNWRKRMGTRRGRHEQSPTSRPRKASQMWHRGWHTVAAQCTTAGRTQRRRQHGP from the exons ATGTTTATCAAGGTGATGTTTGGGG CCGGCTGCTCCGTGCTGGTGAACACCTCTTGCAGGCTGGTGAACCTCACCGCCCACCTGAGGCAGAAAGCAGGGTTGCCCCCAGATG TGACCATTGCTCTCCTGGCGGAGGACGGCAACCTAGTGAGCCTGGAGGAGGACCTGAAGGAAGGGGCTGCATGGACCCAAACCATGGGCAACTCCCTGCTGAAGGAGCGAGCCATATATGTCCTCGTTCGAACCATCAGTAAG AGGGAGAAGACATGGTCCCCACCCGCTATGAGTCCCTACTGGAGAACCTGGATGACCATTACCCAGAGCTGGCAGGTGAGTGTCAGGGTACAGCCCAGGGGGAGGGCACACCTTCTCCCTAGCCCCTACCAGCAGGACTTCCTGGGCCTTCCAGAGGAACTGCGCAGGCTGTCAGGCCTCTCCTCTGCGGGCCACAACTGGAGGAAGCGCATGGGCACCCGGCGTGGCCGCCATGAGCAAAGCCCCACTTCAAGGCCCAGAAAG GCTTCACAGATGTGGCATAGGGGCTGGCACACAGTAGCAGCTCAGTGCACAACTGCTGGACGAACTCAACGAAGGCGGCAGCATG ggCCCTGA
- the C10H22orf15 gene encoding uncharacterized protein C22orf15 homolog isoform X6 yields the protein MGNSLLKERAIYVLVRTISKREKTWSPPAMSPYWRTWMTITQSWQVSVRVQPRGRAHLLPSPYQQDFLGLPEELRRLSGLSSAGHNWRKRMGTRRGRHEQSPTSRPRKASQMWHRGWHTVAAQCTTAGRTQRRRQHGANRQQPSTTPLAESGIAEKLHQQEGQGQTGFKAAGGT from the exons ATGGGCAACTCCCTGCTGAAGGAGCGAGCCATATATGTCCTCGTTCGAACCATCAGTAAG AGGGAGAAGACATGGTCCCCACCCGCTATGAGTCCCTACTGGAGAACCTGGATGACCATTACCCAGAGCTGGCAGGTGAGTGTCAGGGTACAGCCCAGGGGGAGGGCACACCTTCTCCCTAGCCCCTACCAGCAGGACTTCCTGGGCCTTCCAGAGGAACTGCGCAGGCTGTCAGGCCTCTCCTCTGCGGGCCACAACTGGAGGAAGCGCATGGGCACCCGGCGTGGCCGCCATGAGCAAAGCCCCACTTCAAGGCCCAGAAAG GCTTCACAGATGTGGCATAGGGGCTGGCACACAGTAGCAGCTCAGTGCACAACTGCTGGACGAACTCAACGAAGGCGGCAGCATG GTGCAAACAGACAGCAACCCAGCACGACTCCTCTTGCAGAATCTGGAATTGCTGAGAAGTTGCATCAGCAAGAGGGGCAAGGTCAGACAGGATTTAAGGCTGCTGGGGGCACCTAA
- the C10H22orf15 gene encoding uncharacterized protein C22orf15 homolog isoform X3: MFIKVMFGAGCSVLVNTSCRLVNLTAHLRQKAGLPPDVTIALLAEDGNLVSLEEDLKEGAAWTQTMGNSLLKERAIYVLVRTIKGEDMVPTRYESLLENLDDHYPELAEELRRLSGLSSAGHNWRKRMGTRRGRHEQSPTSRPRKASQMWHRGWHTVAAQCTTAGRTQRRRQHGANRQQPSTTPLAESGIAEKLHQQEGQGQTGFKAAGGT, from the exons ATGTTTATCAAGGTGATGTTTGGGG CCGGCTGCTCCGTGCTGGTGAACACCTCTTGCAGGCTGGTGAACCTCACCGCCCACCTGAGGCAGAAAGCAGGGTTGCCCCCAGATG TGACCATTGCTCTCCTGGCGGAGGACGGCAACCTAGTGAGCCTGGAGGAGGACCTGAAGGAAGGGGCTGCATGGACCCAAACCATGGGCAACTCCCTGCTGAAGGAGCGAGCCATATATGTCCTCGTTCGAACCATCA AGGGAGAAGACATGGTCCCCACCCGCTATGAGTCCCTACTGGAGAACCTGGATGACCATTACCCAGAGCTGGCAG AGGAACTGCGCAGGCTGTCAGGCCTCTCCTCTGCGGGCCACAACTGGAGGAAGCGCATGGGCACCCGGCGTGGCCGCCATGAGCAAAGCCCCACTTCAAGGCCCAGAAAG GCTTCACAGATGTGGCATAGGGGCTGGCACACAGTAGCAGCTCAGTGCACAACTGCTGGACGAACTCAACGAAGGCGGCAGCATG GTGCAAACAGACAGCAACCCAGCACGACTCCTCTTGCAGAATCTGGAATTGCTGAGAAGTTGCATCAGCAAGAGGGGCAAGGTCAGACAGGATTTAAGGCTGCTGGGGGCACCTAA
- the C10H22orf15 gene encoding uncharacterized protein C22orf15 homolog isoform X9 encodes MFIKVMFGAGCSVLVNTSCRLVNLTAHLRQKAGLPPDVTIALLAEDGNLVSLEEDLKEGAAWTQTMGNSLLKERAIYVLVRTIKGEDMVPTRYESLLENLDDHYPELAEELRRLSGLSSAGHNWRKRMGTRRGRHEQSPTSRPRKGPD; translated from the exons ATGTTTATCAAGGTGATGTTTGGGG CCGGCTGCTCCGTGCTGGTGAACACCTCTTGCAGGCTGGTGAACCTCACCGCCCACCTGAGGCAGAAAGCAGGGTTGCCCCCAGATG TGACCATTGCTCTCCTGGCGGAGGACGGCAACCTAGTGAGCCTGGAGGAGGACCTGAAGGAAGGGGCTGCATGGACCCAAACCATGGGCAACTCCCTGCTGAAGGAGCGAGCCATATATGTCCTCGTTCGAACCATCA AGGGAGAAGACATGGTCCCCACCCGCTATGAGTCCCTACTGGAGAACCTGGATGACCATTACCCAGAGCTGGCAG AGGAACTGCGCAGGCTGTCAGGCCTCTCCTCTGCGGGCCACAACTGGAGGAAGCGCATGGGCACCCGGCGTGGCCGCCATGAGCAAAGCCCCACTTCAAGGCCCAGAAAG ggCCCTGATTAA
- the CHCHD10 gene encoding coiled-coil-helix-coiled-coil-helix domain-containing protein 10, mitochondrial isoform X1, translating into MPRGSRSMASRPASRPAAPSAHPPAHPPPSAAAPAPAPSGQPGLMAQMATTAAGVAVGSAVGHVMGSALTGAFSGGSSEPSQPAAQQPLALYPQVPTPTAPQHLEMGPCAYEIRQFLDCSTTQSDLSLCEGFSEALKQCKYNHGLSSLP; encoded by the exons ATGCCTCGGGGAAGCCGCAGCATGGCCTCCCGGCCAGCCAG CCGCCCCGCCGCGCCCTCTGCCCACCCGCCCGCGCACCCACCGCCCTCAGCAGCCGCCCCAGCACCCGCCCCTTCGGGCCAGCCGGGGCTCATGGCTCAGATGGCGACCACGGCCGCAGGGGTAGCCGTGGGCTCCGCTGTGGGACACGTCATGGGCAGCGCCCTGACCGGAGCCTTCAGCGGGGGGAGCTCGGAGCCCTCCCAGCCTGCTGCCCAGCAG CCTCTTGCACTGTACCCCCAggtccccacccccactgcccccCAGCACCTGGAGATGGGGCCCTGCGCCTATGAGATCAGGCAGTTCCTGGACTGTTCGACCACTCAGAGTGACCTGTCCCTGTGTGAGGGCTTCAGCGAGGCCCTGAAGCAGTGCAAGTACAACCATG GTCTGAGCTCACTGCCCTGA
- the C10H22orf15 gene encoding uncharacterized protein C22orf15 homolog isoform X1 — protein sequence MFIKVMFGAGCSVLVNTSCRLVNLTAHLRQKAGLPPDVTIALLAEDGNLVSLEEDLKEGAAWTQTMGNSLLKERAIYVLVRTISKREKTWSPPAMSPYWRTWMTITQSWQVSVRVQPRGRAHLLPSPYQQDFLGLPEELRRLSGLSSAGHNWRKRMGTRRGRHEQSPTSRPRKASQMWHRGWHTVAAQCTTAGRTQRRRQHGANRQQPSTTPLAESGIAEKLHQQEGQGQTGFKAAGGT from the exons ATGTTTATCAAGGTGATGTTTGGGG CCGGCTGCTCCGTGCTGGTGAACACCTCTTGCAGGCTGGTGAACCTCACCGCCCACCTGAGGCAGAAAGCAGGGTTGCCCCCAGATG TGACCATTGCTCTCCTGGCGGAGGACGGCAACCTAGTGAGCCTGGAGGAGGACCTGAAGGAAGGGGCTGCATGGACCCAAACCATGGGCAACTCCCTGCTGAAGGAGCGAGCCATATATGTCCTCGTTCGAACCATCAGTAAG AGGGAGAAGACATGGTCCCCACCCGCTATGAGTCCCTACTGGAGAACCTGGATGACCATTACCCAGAGCTGGCAGGTGAGTGTCAGGGTACAGCCCAGGGGGAGGGCACACCTTCTCCCTAGCCCCTACCAGCAGGACTTCCTGGGCCTTCCAGAGGAACTGCGCAGGCTGTCAGGCCTCTCCTCTGCGGGCCACAACTGGAGGAAGCGCATGGGCACCCGGCGTGGCCGCCATGAGCAAAGCCCCACTTCAAGGCCCAGAAAG GCTTCACAGATGTGGCATAGGGGCTGGCACACAGTAGCAGCTCAGTGCACAACTGCTGGACGAACTCAACGAAGGCGGCAGCATG GTGCAAACAGACAGCAACCCAGCACGACTCCTCTTGCAGAATCTGGAATTGCTGAGAAGTTGCATCAGCAAGAGGGGCAAGGTCAGACAGGATTTAAGGCTGCTGGGGGCACCTAA